The DNA sequence GAGCCGTTCGCGTGCTCCCGGCGCACCGGGAGCTGCGGGCTGCCGTCGTGGACCGCGACGGTGAGCCGCCCGTCCATCGTTTCCAGGCGCAGCGTGGGACGGCTGAGCGTGTGATAGATGACGTTCTCGACGAAAATGGTGGCCACCGTGCTGGCGGTGACGACCATCTCCCGGCAATCCCACTGAGTGAGCCACTCGCCCACCAGTTCGCGTGAACGCGGCAGAGTGCACCGGTTTCTGGCCAACTCGCAGTGGGCGCGGCGGCGGAACGCGACGTCATCGTCGACTGACCGTGCCGCGGACTGCGCGGTTGCGTACACCGGCACGTGGCGTGCGGCACCACTGCGGGTGATCGCGTCTCGCCCGGCGCCGTGGGCGCATACCAGAACAATCGGAACGGCGGGCCAGGTGCCCACATGCCAGCGTGCGCTGGTGAACGCCGCCCACGCCGATTCCGACGGCACCGACAACGCGGTGACGTCCACGAAGACCGCCCGCGGTTCCTCCAGAGCCGCCTTGATCACGCTGTCTCGGACCTCACGATAGGTACGTCCGTCGAGCGTCCCAGCCATGGTCAGCAGCGCGCCCACCGGCGCTGTCGCTGCCGCAATGCCGACGTCGCCGTGCTCAACCATCGTCCGGGCGCGACTTCGTCTCAGCTTCGACGGGCCGCTCGCGCAGCACGGCCAACGCTTTGCCGGTCCCAATTGCCAGCGGGCAGTAGCCCTGCCGCAGCTGGGGCGACGTAGCGCATTCGACGAGTTGGATTGCCAGCCTCGACTTTTCGTACAGACGCGGTGCTACCGCCTGTAGGTCACCATCGATGTCGCGGTGTTGCGCAGCGGGCGACGTATCGGTGGCCGGGGCGGCCCCTCTGCGGGCCGGGGTGGCCGCCAGCCCGTAGGCGCGGCGAAATTCCGCCATCGACTCCATGAAAGCAAAGTTCTCGGGCAAACTCGTGGCGCCGTCACATAACGCCGCGAGGCCCGCTGCAAAGCCGTCTATCGTCATGACCCCGGCAGCCGGGGTGTCCGCATCGTCGTCCACACGGTTCGGACTACCCGATGTGGGCACCGGTAACCAGCACATCGGGGCGAAAACCCGCTCGTCGGTCCGCAATGCGAACAGATTCGGACATCAGACGAAACATTGTCGCGGGATTGTTTCGCGAACAACATTTCCGGCCCTCCAGAGGGATAGGAACCGTCCCGCGACCGGGGCGGCCGCCGATGCCAATCCGAAGGGGTTTCATGCGACTGGCGATAGTGGGCGCTACACCGAACCACGCGAAGGTGACAGCAGGCAGTGACGGCTGCTACGACATCGCGAGCCTGGCAAACGCTTTGGCCGGCAGGGGGCATGACGTCGCGGTCTACACCGCCTCGCCGACATCTACGGCGCCGACCGGCGACTACCAGACGGTGAGGCTGCCGACCGAATCTGGCTTCGACGGGCACCCCGACGCGTTGATGCCGCTGATCGGTGACCTCGGTCGTCAGTTGGTCGACGAATGGTCGCATCGCCCTCCTGACGTGGTGCACTGCCATGGCTGGGCATACGGGATGGCGAGCCAGCTGGCGGCCAACCGACGTCCTGTGCCCACGGTGCAGTCCTTTCACGGACTGGGTACCCTGATGCGTCTGCCCAGAGATGAGTCCGGCACGCTGGAGACTCAGATCAAACTGCAGACCCTGCTGGCCAAGAACGCCACCACTGTCGCGGCCGCGTGTACCGACGACCTGTTCGAGCTGGTCCGGTTCGGATGTCCGCGCAGCAAGATCTCGGTGGTGCCGACCGGCATCTCCGTCGACGAGAACAGCGTGGGCACGGCCCGCGCGTCTCGCGCAGGCGGCGATCACGAGGTGGTAGCCGTCGCGAGCGGGCCCGCGCGCCCCGAACGGCTGGCCGAAGTGGTGCGGGCGGTGGCGGTGCTGCCGCACACCCGGTTGCGCATCGTCGACAGCGGAGGCGTAGACCAGCGCGACATCCCCCGGATTCTCGCCCTGGCAGGGAATCTCGGTCTCGGTGACCGTTGCCGGATCGCGCCGGTGGAGAACGACGGCGAACTGAACGAGGTGTTGCAGTCGGCGGATGTGGTCGTGTGCCCAGCTTCCTACGATGCCTATGGTGTCGTCGCACTGCAGGCGATGGCCGGCGGGACCGCGGTCGTCGCCGCGGCAACCGGCGGCATGCGCGATGCGGTCATCGCCGACGTCACCGGAGTCCTGATACCACCGGCCAATGTGGACGCGCTGCGGCGGGCGTTGAAGTCGATCCTCGACCAGCCAGTCCTGCGCGAGGGCATGGGGCTGGCCGGGCGGTCCCGTGCGCGCTCCCGGTACAGCTGGGACCGAATCGCCGTCGACGCCGAGGTGACCTATCACGACGCCGCCAGACGTCCCAGCGGTGCCGCTCGCACCGCGATGGCGTGAGACGGCTGAGCCGAAGCGCCCGCGACTGTCAGAACACTGGGCGGCCAACGCCAGCCTTCAGCTCCGACTCGCAATTGTCTGTCGATACAAGAGCATTCGCGTCCGCCCTAACGCAGGACCTTTTCGTCTCCACTGCTGAGCGTGGACCTCGAAGGCGCCGTGCTTGCGATCCCGTGACGCGGGTGCTCAGGTCGTCGCGGCGCCTTCGCGGCGTGGGTAACGCAGAATAGCCGCAACCCCGTCGCGGGGTGCCACCCGTTCGTCGAGGGACACGATGTCGGCATCGGTGAGCACGGCCGCGAACGGCAGGGCCTCGTCGGCACGTACGGTCTCGGACCGTTGCGAGCCCAGTTCGGAGAGCACCTCCGGCGTCGGGGCCAGCGTCGTCGGGGCATCGCCGAGCAACACCGTGGAGTCGCCGACGTCACCGAGCAGCAGTGTCTCGACGGCGCCCTCGCGCAGCGCCGCGCACACCCCGGCGAGTCCCTCGGTGGCCAGCCCGGAATCACGCTCGGATTCGGCGCGCCACCGCTCGGCGGCGTCACCGATGACATCGGCACGCCGTTGCAACAGGCGGGTGGTGATGTCGTGCTCGAGCGCGTCTCGGTCGACGCTGCCGCGGGCACCCGCGTCGACCTCGACGACGCGTTCCGCCACCCGCTGGGGCAACACGGCGATGAGGTCGGCACGCGAGCGCACCTCCCCGACGACCCACACCATCTCGGCGGAGGCGTCGTCGAACACGTCGGCCACCTGGTCGGAAGTCGCCCGCAGGTTCTTGCGCACCGCCTCTTCGGCGGGTCGCTGCGGATCGCTGTAGCCGGCGTTCTCCGCGCCTGCCGCCTTGTGCACGGGATAGTTGCGGGGGTCGACGTGGGTCGCCCGCGCACCTGCAGCATTGTGCACCTCGATGTCGGCACCGGCATGGTCGACCGCCACCACCAGGTAGGGCGGGTCGTCGACGCCGTGCACGACGACCGGCACGAGATAGGGCAGATCCGACACCCGCGCCGTCGGCGCCTCGGGCGGCCGGATCAGGGTCTCGGTCAGCTGCACGTCACGGCTGGCGATCACCGCCAGCCCGGCCCGCCCGACGGCGTTGGGGGTGTCGGTGACGCCCCGCCGGACGCTGGCGATCAGATCTTCGTCGGCACCACCGGCGGCGAGCTCTTCTTCGACGGCCCGCCATCGCAGTTCGAGCTGCTTGTCGGCGTCGGCGGTGTCGTGCGAATCGTCGATGACCACCGAGGCGAAGGGTCCGTGGGCTTCGGCGAGGGGGCGGAAACGACCCGACTGCATGGCGTTGTCCTCCTTTTGGGTTACCCGTCAGCTGCTCAGGTCGAAGGGTGCCCGTCTCCCTGCTGCACAAACTCTCTGGTGGACAAACCCCGACCGGACTAGTCGAGCAGGCCGGCCGCAGACCGCAGATCAGTCACCATGGAGGCCAGCGCTTCGTCGCGGTGGCGCACCGGCCCGCGCAGCACCGACGCCGGGTGCACCGTGACGATCACCCGGGGGTCGATCTCACCGGTGAGCAGGTCGTCCGGAAGCCGGAGTACCTCACCGCGGTGGTGTGTGAGCCGGAAACCAGCACCGAACACGGATTTCGCGGCGGTAGCGCCCAACAGCACGAGCACCTCGGGACGAACCGCCTCCACTTCGGCGAGCAACCATGGACGACAGGACACCACTTCGACCCTGCTCGGCGTCTTGTGGATGCGGCGTTGCCCTCGTTCGGACGGCACGAACTTGAAGTGCTTGACCGCATTGGTGACATACACCGGCTCGCGCGCCACTCCGGCCTGTCCCAGAGCCTTGTCCAACAGGCGCCCGGCGGGGCCGACGAACGGCTCTCCGGAACGATCTTCCTGGTCGCCGGGCTGCTCACCGATCAGCATCATCCGCGCCTGCTCGGCTCCCTGCCCGAACACAACCTGCGTGGCGTTCTCGTACAGACCGCATCCGCGGCAGTCCCGGGCGGCCGCGACGAGGTCGGTCAGCCGCCGGGTGGCCGGCAGGAAGTCGGCGGCGGTCGTGGCGGCGGTGCGTGCGGTGGCCATGGTGTGGCGGGTACCCACTTCACGCGAGGGTCGAAGAGCGAAATGTGGAATGGTCCGGAGGTCCACATTACGAAGTGTTGGTTACACAGGTGACTCCCAGTTGTCCACGATAGACGTTCGGCGACAGTGTCTTTCGGCCTCACGCCCGGCGCGGGACACGCCGCGCGAACGGTACGCACCGCGCTGCACCGGGTATGCGCCGAGTCGAGAGACGATCCGGGAGGTACCGATGAGCGAGCACAGCACCCGTTCGCAGCGCTCTCACAGCGGCGAACCCCCCAGCCTGTCCGCGGCGCACGGTCCCGACTATCGGTGGCTCGACACCGCGTTCGCCCGGCTGCACGTGCTCGAGCCTGGCAGTGCCGAGCACGTCGCACTGCGCAACCGCATCGTGGACGAATGCCTGCCGCTCGCCGACCGCATCGCGCGCCGCTACGACCGGCGTGGAGAGGCCCATGATGACCTCGTCCAGGTGGCACGGGTGGGGCTGCTGAATGCGGTGACCCGCTTCGACCCGTCGGTCGGATCGGAGTTCCTCTCCTTCGCGGTCCCCACGATGCTGGGTGAGGTCAAACGGTACTTCCGCGATTACGGCTGGTCGGTCAACGTGCCGCGACGCCTCAAAGACCTCTATCCGGCGCTGGCTCCGGCCACCGGCGAACTGACCCAGCGGCTGGGCCGGGCACCGACGGCCGCGGAGCTGGCCGACGAGGTCGGTGTCGGCCGAGCGGAGGTCATCGAGACGATGACCGCTGCCGCCGGCTTCAAAGCGCGCTCGATCGAACACCGTTTCACCGGCGACGAAGACAGCCCCGCGTTGATCGACCGACTGGGTGTGCCGGACCCCGGAATGGGGCTCATCGAAGACAGCGACGCGTTGCGTGTACATCTGCGGGCGTTGCCCGATCGCGAGTACCGGATCGTCATCATGCGCTTCTTCGAATCTCTGACCCAGTCCGAAATCGCTGCGCAGATGGGCATTTCGCAGATGCACGTGTCGCGCCTGCTGAGCCAGTCGCTGCACCGCCTGCGGGAGGCGATGGCCGACGGAGGGCCGGCCAGCACCGTCGCCTGAGCTCATTCTGACCGCGCCGCGCAGTCACCTACGCACCGTCGTGTCCGCAACCCCTCTGTCGGGATGGTTCGGTAGGGTCCTGCGCGTGAATTCGAGCACCACCCAGAAGAGTCGACCGACCGCCCTGCCCTCGTTGAGCACCCGGCTCGCCGCCGAGCTGGCGGTGGGGGAGAACCAGGTCGCGGCCGCCATCCGGCTGCTCGACGAGGGCTCGACCGTGCCGTTCATCGCCCGGTACCGCAAGGAAGCCACCGGCAGTCTCGACGACGCCCAGCTGCGCCAGCTCGATGAGCGTCTGGGTTATCTGCGTGAGCTCGACGACCGCCGCAACGCGGTGCTGGCCTCGATCGACGAGCAAGGCAAGCTGACCGCCGAACTCACTGCGGCGCTGATGTCCGCCGAGACCAAGGCGCGCGTCGAGGACATCTATCTGCCCTTCAAGCCCAAACGGCGCACGAAGGCCCAGATCGCTCGCGAGGCGGGGCTCGAGCCCCTGGCCGACCGGCTGCTCGCCGATCCCACGCTGGTACCCGAGACCGCCGCCGCCGACTTCATCGGCACCGACGTCACCGACACCGCGGCGGCACTCGACGGCGCCCGCCACATCATCGTCGAGCGCGCCGCCGAGGACGCCCAGCTCGTCGGCGCCCTGCGCGAACGGTTCTGGGAGAACGGCTGGGTGCGCACCCGGGCCGCGTCGGAGACGGCGGACAAGACCGCCGCGGCGCAGAAGTTCCGGGACTATTTCGACTATTCCGAGCCGCTGACCAGCATGCCCGGCCACCGTGTTCTCGCCGTGCTGCGCGGCGAGAAGGAGCAGGCGCTCACGCTCACCCTGCACGGCGGCGTTCCCGACGACCCGGACGCCGGAGCCGACGAGGTCTACCAGGCGATGATCGCCGCAGCGCTCGGCATCGACCGTGCCGCCCCGGGGGCCGGGACTCCGTGGCTGAGCAACACCGTCGGCTTCGCGTGGCGCACCCGGCTGTCGGTGTCGGCGTCGGTGGACGCGCGAGTGCGGCTCCGCCGCAGCGCCGAGGAGGATGCCGTGTCGGTGTTCGCCAAGAACCTCAAGGATCTGCTGCTGGCCGCGCCTGCCGGGAACCGCACGACACTTGGACTCGATCCCGGCTTCCGCACCGGGGTCAAAGTGGCCGTCGTGGACGGCACCGGCAAGGTCCTCGACACCTGCGCGGTCTACCCGCACCAGCCACAGAAACAATGGGACGCCGCCAAAGCCACGCTGGCCGCACTGGTCGCCCGCCACGGCGTCGAACTGATCGCGGTGGGCAACGGTACGGCGTCGCGTGAAACCGACCTGCTGGCCACCGAACTGATCTCCGACATCCGCTCGGCGGGCGCCGCGGCACCGGCCAAGGCCATGGTCAGCGAGGCGGGAGCGTCGATTTACTCCGCCTCGGCGTACGCCGCACACGAACTGCCCGGCCTCGACGTCACGCTGCGCGGTGCGGTGTCGATCGCGCGCCGCCTGCAGGATCCGCTGGCCGAGCTGGTCAAGATCGAACCGAAGTCGATAGGCGTGGGTCAGTACCAGCACGACGTCACCCCCGCGCTGCTCAGCCGCAGCCTGGGCGCGGTCGTCGAAGACGCGGTCAACGCCGTGGGCGTGGACCTCAACACCGCCTCGGCACCGCTGCTGGCACGGGTCTCCGGCATCACCGAAACGCTGGCCGAGGCGATCGTCGCGCACCGCGACCAGGCCGGCCGGTTCGCCAGCCGGCGCCAGCTGCTCGACGTTCCGCGCCTGGGCCCCAAGGCATTCGAACAATGCGCCGGGTTCCTGCGGATCCGCGACGGCGAGGACCCACTGGATGCCTCCGGCGTGCACCCCGAGGCGTACCCCGTCGTCCGCCGAATCCTGGACCGGGCCGGGGTCGGTCTGGCCGAGATCATCGGCGATCAACGGGCGTTGCGGGCCATCCGACCCGCCGACTTCGCCGACGACCGGTTCGGTGTCCCCACGATCACCGACATTCTCGCCGAACTGGAGAAGCCCGGTCGCGATCCGCGGCCGGCGTTCGTCACCGCCAGCTTCGCCGCCGGGGTGGAGAAGGTCGCCGATCTCAAGGTCGGGATGGTGCTCGAAGGGGTGGTCACGAATGTGGCCGCCTTCGGGGCATTCGTCGACGTGGGTGTGCACCAGGATGGTCTGGTGCACGTCTCGGCGATGGCCGACCGTTTCGTCTCCGATCCGCACGAGGTGGTGCGATCCGGGCAGGTGGTGCGCGTCAAGGTCGTCGAGGTCGACGTCGAACGCCAGCGCATCGGGCTGAGCCTGCGGTTGAACGACGATGTCCGGGCAAAAGGTGCCGACCGACGCACCGACGCGACCCGGCCTGCGCGCGGCGAACAGCGCCGCGCCGCTCAGCAGCGCAACCGGCCACGCGGGGACAACGCCCCGCGGCGCGACCGCGCTGCGGGCGGCTCGATGGCCCAGGCGTTGCGGGACGCCGGTTTCGGACGGTGAGCATGCCGGCCCGCCGACCAGCGCGCACATGGGTGGGTGTGCTCGCTGCGGCGGGCAGCGTGGCGTTGGTAGCGGCCTGCACCAGGCACATCGACGATGCCACCCCGACCGCGGGGTCGATCGCAGCGCCGGTCCTCACCACCCAGGTCGCCGACCTGTTGAGCCCCAACGTCCGCGGCGAGGAAGGCAACCTGTTCGCGGTCGTCGAACCGCAGCGCTGCGCGGGGCTGGCCCGCGAAGTCGATCCGCCCTTCATCCAGGCCAACCGGCCGCTGGCCACCGACGGCGGACACTGGACGACCACGGACGGCGCGGTCTACATCGAGGAGATGGTCGCGGTCTATCGCTACGACTTCGACGCGGCAGCGGCGCTGGACCTGGTGCGCCGCACGATCGACGAGTGCCGCGACCAGACACTGACAGTCACGACGATGAAGGACCGCACCTATCTGTTCGACGTCGCCCCGGCGAACGCCCCGCAGCCCGAGAGCGGTGTGCTCTGGCAACTGCGTGCGGTCGACTGGAACTGCGACAACACCTTTGTCGCGGCCTACAACGCCGCCGTGGAGATCACCGCATGCGGAGAGTCGGGTGGTCCGGGCGTCGCCGACCTCGCCGAGGAGGCGCTGGCCCGTATCGAGGCGTTGGCGAACACCGCCGCCTAGTCCCTGCCTGCTGGCGCGCGATCAGCCCAGTGCGGGCTGACCTCCGTCGTCGCCGAGCAGTCCCGGGGAGGTGTCCTTGAGCGCCACCCCCGAGCGCCCGAGCTGGCGGGCTCCGGAGATCAGCGCGGCGGTGGTGCGGGCGGCGCGCTCATATCCCAGCCCGTCCGGCGGGTGGATGTTGGAGATGCAGTTGCGGTCGGCGTCGGTGCGGCCCGGCCGGGGCAGGTGGGTCAGGTAGATGCCCAGGCTGTCGGCGACCGACAGTCCCGGCCGCTCACCGATCACCATCACCAGCGTGGCGACGTCGAGCGCCGCGCCGATGTGGTCGCCGAGCGCCACCCGCGCCTGCGTCGCGATCACCGGCGGCGCCAGCCGGTAGCGACCGGCGAATTCGTCCACCAACGCTGTCAGCAGCCCGACACCGTGATCGACCAGCGCGCGCGGCGACAACCCGTCGGCCAGCACGATGCCGACGTCGGCGCCGGTGGACGGCAGCGCGCTGAGGTCGGCCGGCGTGCGGCCGAGGTCGGGCCTGCGCAGGTACTCGCTTCGGGACCCGGCGCGGCTGCTGACCAGCACCGGCGCCCCGAGCCCGACCGCCTCGACCTGCTCGGCGAACAGATCGGCGTCCAGCGGGACATGCACAGCGTCCCGAGCCGCGGAATGCGCGGCCTTGAACTCCAGCACCCGCCGTGACGGTAACGCGTTGCCGGCCCGGCCCAGCCCGATGCGCGCCTGTGTGGTGCGCCGCAGCGGCGCCCATACATCGTCTGCGGGTCGGCGCTCCGCGTCGGTCACTGACCCGACGCCAATCCGAGCAGGGGGGAGCCGGCGGGGTCGACGGGCAGCACCCGGCCCTCGCCGTCGGCCATGCCCAACCGGGCCAGCCACGCCTCGAACTCCGGAGCGGGCCGCAGCCCCAGGGCCTTGCGCACGTACAGCGCATCATGAAAGGCCAGGCTCTGGTAGCCGAGCATGACGTCGTCGGCGCCCGGCACGGTGATCACGAAGGCCGCGCCCGCGACGCCGAGCAGCGTGAGCAGCGTGTCCATGTCGTCCTGGTCGGCCTCGGCATGGTTGGTGTAGCAGACGTCCACCCCCATCGGCAGACCCAGCAACTTGCCGCAGAAGTGGTCTTCGAGCCCGGCGCGGATGATCTGCTTGCCGTCGTAGAGGTACTCCGGGCCGATGAATCCGACGACGGTGTTGACCAGCAGCGGGTCCAGCGCGCGCGCCACCGCGTAGGCCCTGGTCTCCAACGTCTGCTGATCCACCGGACGGCCTCCGGTACCCAGGTGCGCACCGGCCGACAACGCCGAACCCTGCCCGGTCTCCAGATACATCACGTTGTCGCCGACCGTGCCCCGGCCCAGACTGCGGCCGGCCTCGTTGGCTTCTTCGAGCATGGCCAGCGTGATGCCGAAACTGGTGTTGGCACCCTCGGTTCCGGCGATGGATTGGAACACCAGATCGACCGGCGCACCGCGGTCGATCAACTCCATCGTCGTCGTGACATGGGACAGCACGCACGACTGCATCGGGATCTCGAACCGCTGCCTGATCTCGTCGAGCAGATGCAGCAGATCCGAGGTGTGTTGCGGTGAGTCGGTCGCGGGATTGATGCCGATGACCGCGTCGCCGCAGCCCATCAGCAGCCCGTCGAGGGTGGCCGCGGCGATGCCGCGCGGGTTGTCGGTCGGGTGGTTGGGCTGCAGACGGGTCGCCAACGTGCCGGGCACCCCGATCGAGGTCCGAAACGCCGCGCTGACGGTGCACGCGGCCGCTACGGCGATCAGGTCCTGGTTGCGCATGATCTTCGACACCGCCGCGACCATCTCCGGCGTCAGGCCCGCAGCCACCGCGGCGATGCGTTCGGCGCTGTCGTCCTGGGTCGCCGCTTCGAGCAACCAGTCCCGGAAGCCTCCGACCGTCAGATGGGAGATCTGCGAGAAGACCTGCCGATCGTGGCTGTCGATGATCAGCCGGGTGACGTCGTCGGTTTCGTAGGGGACGACGGCTTCGTCGAGGAACGTCGACAGCGGCAGATCGGCGAGCACCCAGGCCGCGGCGGCACGTTCGGCGTCGGACTCCGCCGCGCATCCGGCGAGTTCGTCACCGGAGCGCAGCGGGGTCGCCTTGGCCAGGACGTCGACCAGGCCGTCGAACTGGTAGGTGTGTCCGGAAATCTGCTGGCGATAGGTCAATTCAGCTCTTCCTCGGCGGCGGCCAGTGCGGCGAATTCCTCGTCGGGGGAGTTCGCCACCAGGTGGTGCCGGCTGTAGAGGCCGAAATAGGCCATGAACAATGCGAATACGATCAGGCAACCCAGGGCGGCGACGCTGTCGACCAGGAAGGTGGCGATGACCGCGAGCACCGCGATGACGAGCGCGAACCCGGTGGTGACCACGCCACCGGGGGTGCGGTACGGCCGCTCCATCTCGGGAGCCCGGACCCGCAACACGATGTGACTGACCATCATCAGCACGTAACTCAGCGCAGCGCCGAAGACAGCCATGTTGAGCAGCAGTGCACCCTGGCCGGTCAACGACAGCGCGAACCCGATGACGCCGGGCACCACGAGGGCCAACGTGGGCGCCTTGCGCGAGTTCGTCACCGACAGCGCGGTCGGCAGGTAGCCGGCCCGGGACAACGCGAAGAGCTGGCGGGAGTAGGCGTAGATGATGGAGAAGAAGCTGGCGATCAGGCCGGCCAGGCCGATGTAGTTGACGACCTTGGCCATCGTGCCGTCACCGAGGGCCTCGACCAACGGGTTGCCCGACTCCGACATCGCCGCGGCGCCACCGGCTCCGGGGGTGAGCACCAGCACCGTCAGGCACGTGACGAGCAGCACCGCGATGCCGGCGATGATGCCGCGGGGAACGTTGCGGGCCGGGTTGGCAGCTTCCTCGGCAGCCAGCGGGACACCTTCGATCGCCAGGAAGAACCAGATCGCGAACGGGATGGCCGCCCAGATTCCCAGATAGCCGAACGGCAGCCACTCCGAGGCGCCTGCCGCGTCGGTCACGGCGATGTCGGTGAGATTCGCCGCGTCGAACTGTCCGATCGCCGAGATCGCGAAGATCACCAGACCGAGCAGGGCGATACCGGTGATCACGAACATCACCTTGAGCGCTTCGCCGACTCCGGCGAGATGGATGCCGATGAAGATGGCGTAGGCGGCGAGGTAGACCCACCACCCGTCCTGGATGCCGAACAGGTTCAGCGATTCGACGTAGGCACCGATGAAGGTGGCGATGGCCGCCGGTGCGATGGCGTATTCGATGAGGATCGCGGTGCCCGTGGCGAAGCCGCCCCACGGGCCCAGCGCGCGCCGCGCGAAGGTGTAACCGCCACCGGCTGCGGGCAGGGCCGAGGACATCTCAGCCATGCCGAGGACCAGCGCGAGGTACATGCCGGCGATGATGACGGCGGCGATCGCCAAGCCGCCGAACCCGCCCTGGCCCAGTCCGAAGTTCCAGCCGGAGTAGTCGCCCGAGATGACGTAGCCGACGCCGAGGCTGGCCAGCAGCAGCCATCCGGCGGTCCCCGTCTTCAGCTGGCGCTTCTGCAGATAGTCATCCGACTCGTTGTGCTCTTCCACCCCACGTCGTGGGTGGTGGGGGTGACTGTCGCTACTCATGGCATGAGACTCCGTTCGTAGGTGTGAACTAGCACACTATGCTCCACCCGGTTGCGCCACCGTTGCATATTTTCACCGAAACCAGTTGGGACACAATGCAATAACGAGACGCAATGCACGCGCAGGCCATCACCGACGGCGGCGCGACCCCATCGTCGCGCCGTCGGCGCGCACAAAGCGCGTGTCAGCGTTACGCTCCTGCCGATTCGTCGAGCACCGGAAAGAACTCAAAGGTCGGCCAGTCGACCTTTAGAGGGAGCTTATGGCCTGGGTCTCACCTTGTCCAGCCGTGAGCCCCATGTAACAGCACGTCGGAGCGCCGCGATACACCGCACACACCGAATCCGTCGTCGGAAGGGGATCACCGTGGGCACGGTGATGGGACTGTCTCTGACTGCCGACGTGGTCGGTTGGGTGTTGATGGACCTGGACGCGGGTGGACTGCTCGACCACGATGTCCTGGAGGTCACCGCCGGCGCCGAGACCGCAGGCGCGGCGGTGTTGGGCGCCCATGCCATCGCGGCGACCGCCGGTCACGAGATCGACCGTGTCCGCATCACGTGGAGTGACGACGCCGCGCACGACGGGTTGCGACTGCAGAGTCGACTTCGCAGCCTGGCACTGTCGCCCGTCGAAGCAGTGCCGCGGTCGCGCGCGCTGGCGGTGCTCGTCGACCCTGAAGACGCCGATCTGCCGGTCGACATCGCGCTGGCCTACGGTGCCGCGATGGCCGCCGACGATACTGCCGAGACGATCCCCGAGCCGGGGGCCGACGAACCGGTTCGACGAAGTCCTGCGCGGCGGCTCCTCACCTCCGCGCTCGGTGTCGCCGCAGCCGTGGCGCTCGGCGTCTTCTTCCTCGGCGCGGCCGGCGGGCCGGACGTCGCTCCCGCCGCAACGGCGGTCGAGCAGCCCAGCGCCGCCGACCCGGGCTGGGTTGCGGTGCCGGTGGCGCCGCCGAATACGGTCGCGATTCCCGCCCGGAAAGTGGTCGCTGTGCCATCCCCGCGTACCGCCCAGCCCGAGCCGGTGCCCAGCTATTACCCGGCACAACCCGCGGCCACCGTTCCCGCGGCGCAGGTGGCACCGG is a window from the Mycolicibacterium poriferae genome containing:
- a CDS encoding glycosyltransferase, encoding MTAGSDGCYDIASLANALAGRGHDVAVYTASPTSTAPTGDYQTVRLPTESGFDGHPDALMPLIGDLGRQLVDEWSHRPPDVVHCHGWAYGMASQLAANRRPVPTVQSFHGLGTLMRLPRDESGTLETQIKLQTLLAKNATTVAAACTDDLFELVRFGCPRSKISVVPTGISVDENSVGTARASRAGGDHEVVAVASGPARPERLAEVVRAVAVLPHTRLRIVDSGGVDQRDIPRILALAGNLGLGDRCRIAPVENDGELNEVLQSADVVVCPASYDAYGVVALQAMAGGTAVVAAATGGMRDAVIADVTGVLIPPANVDALRRALKSILDQPVLREGMGLAGRSRARSRYSWDRIAVDAEVTYHDAARRPSGAARTAMA
- a CDS encoding RNA polymerase sigma factor SigF — protein: MSEHSTRSQRSHSGEPPSLSAAHGPDYRWLDTAFARLHVLEPGSAEHVALRNRIVDECLPLADRIARRYDRRGEAHDDLVQVARVGLLNAVTRFDPSVGSEFLSFAVPTMLGEVKRYFRDYGWSVNVPRRLKDLYPALAPATGELTQRLGRAPTAAELADEVGVGRAEVIETMTAAAGFKARSIEHRFTGDEDSPALIDRLGVPDPGMGLIEDSDALRVHLRALPDREYRIVIMRFFESLTQSEIAAQMGISQMHVSRLLSQSLHRLREAMADGGPASTVA
- a CDS encoding UdgX family uracil-DNA binding protein (This protein belongs to the uracil DNA glycosylase superfamily, members of which act in excision repair of DNA. However, it belongs more specifically to UdgX branch, whose founding member was found to bind uracil in DNA (where it does not belong), without cleaving it, appears to promote DNA repair by a pathway involving RecA, rather than base excision.), which translates into the protein MATARTAATTAADFLPATRRLTDLVAAARDCRGCGLYENATQVVFGQGAEQARMMLIGEQPGDQEDRSGEPFVGPAGRLLDKALGQAGVAREPVYVTNAVKHFKFVPSERGQRRIHKTPSRVEVVSCRPWLLAEVEAVRPEVLVLLGATAAKSVFGAGFRLTHHRGEVLRLPDDLLTGEIDPRVIVTVHPASVLRGPVRHRDEALASMVTDLRSAAGLLD
- a CDS encoding Rv2629 family ribosome hibernation factor, giving the protein MQSGRFRPLAEAHGPFASVVIDDSHDTADADKQLELRWRAVEEELAAGGADEDLIASVRRGVTDTPNAVGRAGLAVIASRDVQLTETLIRPPEAPTARVSDLPYLVPVVVHGVDDPPYLVVAVDHAGADIEVHNAAGARATHVDPRNYPVHKAAGAENAGYSDPQRPAEEAVRKNLRATSDQVADVFDDASAEMVWVVGEVRSRADLIAVLPQRVAERVVEVDAGARGSVDRDALEHDITTRLLQRRADVIGDAAERWRAESERDSGLATEGLAGVCAALREGAVETLLLGDVGDSTVLLGDAPTTLAPTPEVLSELGSQRSETVRADEALPFAAVLTDADIVSLDERVAPRDGVAAILRYPRREGAATT
- a CDS encoding STAS domain-containing protein, encoding MVEHGDVGIAAATAPVGALLTMAGTLDGRTYREVRDSVIKAALEEPRAVFVDVTALSVPSESAWAAFTSARWHVGTWPAVPIVLVCAHGAGRDAITRSGAARHVPVYATAQSAARSVDDDVAFRRRAHCELARNRCTLPRSRELVGEWLTQWDCREMVVTASTVATIFVENVIYHTLSRPTLRLETMDGRLTVAVHDGSPQLPVRREHANGSADAVSGLAIVAALSRAWGANPVPGGKAVWAVLMPENRL